One segment of Carya illinoinensis cultivar Pawnee chromosome 1, C.illinoinensisPawnee_v1, whole genome shotgun sequence DNA contains the following:
- the LOC122289184 gene encoding synaptotagmin-3 isoform X6, with the protein MLVDLQIFTSPRIALKPLVPTFPCFSSIVLSLMEKPHVDFGINVLGGDIMSIPGLYRYVQETIKKQIASLYLWPQTLEIPVLDASTAAIKKPVGILHVNVVRALKLLKKDILGTSDPYVKLSLGGERLPAKKTTIKKKNLNPEWNEKFKLIVKEPETQVLQLEVYDWDKVGGHDRLGMQLVPLKLLTPYETKEFKLDLLKHTNISNPQNQKKRGQIHVEMNFVPFKEDSAKFSGPLNGYGRKESRFDRASNDEVEAGAGLLSVTVLGAEDVEGERHNNPYALVLFRGEQKKTKMIKRTRDPLWDEEFQFMLEEPPLHEKIRIEVKSKRTGISFRSKESLGHVEINLTDVVHNGRINEKYHLINSKNGVIQVEIRWKTV; encoded by the exons TTGGTGGATTTACAGATATTTACTTCACCACGGATAGCTTTGAAGCCTCTTGTGCCTACCTTTCCATGTTTTTCAAGCATTGTGTTATCTTTGATGGAGAAA CCACATGTAGATTTTGGAATAAATGTATTGGGAGGTGACATTATGTCCATACCCGGCCTCTACAGATATGTTCAG GAGACTATTAAGAAACAAATTGCAAGCCTCTACCTCTGGCCCCAAACACTTGAAATTCCTGTTCTTGATGCTTCAAC AGCGGCCATAAAAAAGCCTGTGGGGATTTTACATGTGAACGTTGTTCGAGCTCTTAAACTTTTGAAAAAGGACATCTTGGGGACGTCTGATCCTTATGTCAAGCTCAGCCTTGGTGGAGAGAGGCTCCCTGCAAAGAAAACCACTATCAAGAAGAAGAACTTGAATCCTGAGTGGAATGAGAAGTTCAAGCTTATTGTGAAGGAACCTGAGACTCAAGTTCTTCAATTAGAAGTGTATGACTGGGACAAG GTTGGTGGACATGACAGGCTGGGAATGCAGCTAGTTCCACTGAAACTGCTTACACCCTATGAGACAAAAGAATTTAAGCTTGATTTGCTAAAGCACACAAACATCAGTAATCCTCAAAACCAGAAAAAGAGAGGGCAAATTCATGTGGAGATGAATTTTGTTCCTTTTAAGGAAGACAGTGCTAAGTTTAGTGGGCCACTGAATGGATATGGAAGAAAGGAAAGCAGATTTGATAGAGCCTCCAATGATGAGGTGGAGGCTGGAGCAGGTTTACTTTCGGTAACTGTCCTAGGAGCAGAGGATGTAGAGGGGGAGCGCCACAATAATCCTTATGCATTGGTTCTCTTTAGAGGAGAACAGAAGAAAACAAAG ATGATAAAAAGGACTCGTGACCCTCTTTGGGATGAAGAATTCCAGTTTATGCTCGAGGAGCCTCCTTTACATGAGAAGATTCGTATTGAGGTGAAGAGCAAGCGAACAGGCATTAGTTTTCGATCAAAG GAATCATTAGGACATGTGGAGATTAATCTTACTGATGTTGTCCACAACGGCCGAATCAATGAGAAGTACCATCTGATCAACTCGAAGAATGGAGTGATACAGGTTGAGATACGGTGGAAGACAGTTTGA